The proteins below are encoded in one region of Aquisphaera giovannonii:
- a CDS encoding DUF3536 domain-containing protein, translated as MRHPRYICIHGHFYQPPRENPWLGTVEIQDSAAPFHDWNERITRECYGPNTRARLVDGQGRIINLLNNYAWMSFNFGPTLLSWMAEAAPETLAGIVEADRLSQERRGGHGNALAQVYNHMILPLASPRDKVTQVRWGIADFRRRFGRDPEGMWLAETAADVPSLEALAEAGVRFTVLAPSQAKRWRRLGEKSWPEASGGIDPSRAYLARLPSGRSITLFFYDGIISQQVAFERLLDHGERFLSRLYQGFDDRRDHAQLMHIATDGESYGHHHPHGDMALAYVLERLSRDGDVRLTNYGEFLKLHPPEWEVEIHENSSWSCVHGVERWRSDCGCKTRGDWHQRWRGPLRDALNRLKEQLDHLFSTRGRECFPNPWAARDAYIEVILDREDPEALGRFLARFGHSDLDDGQASDALRLLEMQKDAMLMFTSCGWFFDEISGIETVQCLNYAARAIDIARLFQRDFEHEFVQGLEAAPSNIHRIRDGAGVWNQMVRPANVDLERVFAHHAISMIFAPDGAAASRVFSFDVENLDVETRTRGKGHLAVGRLRARSRRTRTHAETYFLVVHFGGLDFHAVLNNAIDPDDFESFKVRLLAAYRTGSLADVMALVTEEFPGRAHRLDDLFRDEQRRIIGIVLADRFEDYQRSFEHLADQDEEILNRLGNLNYPVPRPLRAAASAYIDRHLEEQIVRIERGEESSLDRLESLHERGRAWGYQPQKEALEKILAEALERTLRGLGPDADPSAVAARAGLLLDASRLMDVRPLYWQAQNILLDRFLDLRRSTAVDPELGTVVADLAGRLGLNPSLLGWRP; from the coding sequence ATGCGGCACCCGCGCTACATCTGCATCCACGGCCATTTCTACCAGCCCCCGCGCGAGAATCCCTGGCTCGGCACGGTCGAGATCCAGGACTCCGCGGCGCCGTTCCACGACTGGAACGAGCGGATCACCCGCGAGTGCTACGGCCCGAACACCCGGGCCAGGCTGGTGGACGGGCAGGGGCGGATCATCAACCTGCTGAACAACTACGCCTGGATGAGCTTCAACTTCGGGCCGACGCTCCTCTCCTGGATGGCCGAGGCCGCCCCGGAGACGCTGGCGGGCATCGTGGAGGCGGATCGTCTCAGCCAGGAGCGGCGGGGGGGCCACGGGAACGCCCTGGCCCAGGTCTACAACCACATGATCCTGCCGCTGGCCTCGCCCCGCGACAAGGTCACCCAGGTGCGCTGGGGGATCGCCGACTTCCGCCGCCGGTTCGGCCGGGATCCGGAGGGCATGTGGCTGGCCGAGACCGCCGCGGACGTCCCGTCGCTGGAGGCCCTGGCGGAGGCCGGGGTCCGGTTCACGGTCCTGGCGCCGAGCCAGGCGAAGCGATGGCGACGGCTCGGCGAGAAGTCCTGGCCGGAGGCCTCCGGCGGGATCGACCCCTCGCGGGCCTACCTGGCCAGGCTGCCGTCCGGCCGGTCCATCACGCTCTTCTTCTACGACGGGATCATCTCCCAGCAGGTCGCCTTCGAGCGCCTGCTGGACCACGGCGAGCGGTTCCTGTCCCGGCTCTACCAGGGGTTCGACGACCGCCGCGACCACGCCCAGCTCATGCACATCGCGACCGACGGCGAATCCTACGGCCATCACCACCCCCACGGCGACATGGCCCTGGCGTACGTCCTGGAGCGCCTCTCCCGCGACGGCGACGTCCGGCTGACGAATTACGGCGAATTCCTGAAGCTGCACCCGCCCGAGTGGGAGGTCGAGATCCACGAGAATAGCTCTTGGAGCTGCGTCCACGGCGTGGAGCGATGGCGGTCGGACTGCGGCTGCAAGACCCGGGGCGACTGGCACCAGCGCTGGCGCGGACCCCTCCGCGACGCCCTGAACCGCCTCAAGGAGCAGCTCGACCACCTCTTCAGCACCCGCGGCCGCGAGTGCTTCCCCAACCCGTGGGCGGCGCGCGACGCCTACATCGAGGTCATCCTGGACCGCGAGGATCCCGAGGCCCTGGGCCGATTCCTGGCCCGTTTCGGCCACTCGGACCTCGACGACGGCCAGGCGTCCGACGCCCTCCGGCTCCTGGAGATGCAGAAGGACGCGATGCTGATGTTCACGTCCTGCGGATGGTTCTTCGACGAGATCAGCGGCATCGAGACGGTGCAGTGCCTGAACTACGCCGCCCGTGCGATCGACATCGCGAGGCTCTTCCAGCGCGACTTCGAGCACGAGTTCGTCCAGGGGCTGGAGGCGGCCCCGAGCAACATCCACCGGATCCGCGACGGGGCGGGGGTCTGGAACCAGATGGTCCGGCCGGCGAACGTGGACCTGGAACGGGTCTTCGCCCACCACGCCATCAGCATGATCTTCGCGCCGGACGGCGCGGCGGCCAGCCGGGTCTTCTCCTTCGACGTGGAGAACCTGGACGTCGAGACCAGGACCCGCGGGAAGGGCCACCTCGCGGTCGGCCGGCTCCGCGCCCGGTCGCGGCGGACGAGGACCCACGCCGAGACGTATTTCCTCGTCGTCCACTTCGGCGGGCTGGACTTCCACGCCGTGCTGAACAACGCGATCGATCCGGACGACTTCGAAAGCTTCAAGGTCCGCCTGCTGGCCGCCTACCGCACCGGGTCGCTGGCCGACGTGATGGCGCTCGTGACCGAGGAATTCCCGGGGCGTGCGCACCGCCTCGACGACCTCTTCCGCGACGAGCAGCGGCGGATCATCGGCATCGTCCTGGCCGACCGGTTCGAGGACTACCAGCGGTCCTTCGAGCACCTGGCGGACCAGGATGAGGAGATCCTGAATCGCCTGGGTAACCTGAATTACCCGGTCCCCAGGCCCCTGCGGGCCGCGGCGTCGGCCTACATCGATCGCCACCTGGAGGAGCAGATCGTCCGCATCGAGCGCGGGGAGGAGTCCAGCCTGGACCGGCTAGAGTCCCTGCACGAGCGGGGCCGGGCGTGGGGCTACCAGCCGCAGAAGGAGGCGCTGGAGAAGATCCTGGCCGAGGCCCTGGAGCGGACGCTCCGGGGGCTGGGCCCGGACGCCGACCCGTCGGCCGTCGCAGCCCGCGCGGGGCTGCTGCTGGACGCGTCACGATTGATGGACGTCCGGCCACTGTACTGGCAGGCCCAGAACATCCTGCTCGACCGCTTCCTGGACCTCAGGCGGTCGACGGCCGTCGACCCGGAGCTCGGGACGGTCGTCGCGGACCTGGCCGGGCGTCTGGGGCTCAACCCGAGCCTGCTCGGCTGGCGGCCCTGA
- a CDS encoding NAD(P)/FAD-dependent oxidoreductase yields MGMDSPQSQKVRGGSLPHQWTRVEDPGAESVVAAYETVIAGGGPAGLTAAYELAKHGRAAVVLEADRRMVGGISRTDEYKGYRFDIGGHRFFSKSGEVNALWREILGGEFVTRSRLSRIYYRRKFYYYPLRPVDALWKLGPWRAARILISYLKARMRPITPERSFEDWVVNRFGRELFSIFFKSYTEKVWGTPTSEISADWAAQRIKGLSLTKAVLGALFGGRKSRRGEVIKTLIEEFQYPRLGPGQMWETARDRIRELGGAVHMDRRVDRIEHDGSRVNAFLVTDSAGRRSRYTGQHFLSTMPVRDLIRAMDPPAPPEVRRAAESLRYRDFLSVVLIVDRAETFPDTWIYIHEPDVLVGRIQNFKNWSPDMVPDQSRSSLGMEYFCFEGDDLWTRSDADLVELGRREIDLIGLARAEDVVDGCVVRMPKAYPVYDDAYQEHLAVIRRWLSGLGNLELAGRNGMHKYNNQDHSMMTALLAARNILGLGRYDTWKVNTDAEYHEDGEGPGSDRTGRLVPRRVAAADLA; encoded by the coding sequence ATGGGCATGGATTCGCCCCAGTCGCAGAAGGTTCGCGGCGGTTCCCTGCCCCACCAGTGGACCCGCGTCGAGGATCCGGGGGCCGAGTCCGTCGTCGCCGCGTACGAGACCGTCATCGCCGGCGGCGGCCCCGCGGGGCTCACCGCCGCCTACGAGCTGGCCAAGCACGGCCGGGCCGCCGTGGTCCTGGAGGCCGACCGGCGGATGGTCGGGGGCATCAGCCGGACCGACGAGTACAAGGGCTATCGGTTCGACATCGGCGGCCACCGGTTCTTCTCCAAGAGCGGCGAGGTCAACGCCCTCTGGAGGGAGATCCTGGGCGGCGAGTTCGTCACGCGCTCGCGGCTGAGCCGTATCTACTACCGCCGCAAGTTCTACTACTATCCGCTGCGGCCCGTGGACGCGCTCTGGAAGCTCGGCCCGTGGCGCGCGGCCCGCATCCTGATCAGCTACCTCAAGGCGCGGATGCGCCCGATCACGCCGGAACGCTCCTTCGAAGACTGGGTCGTCAACCGCTTCGGCCGGGAGCTGTTCTCGATCTTCTTCAAGTCCTACACGGAGAAGGTCTGGGGGACGCCGACCAGCGAGATCTCCGCGGACTGGGCCGCCCAGCGGATCAAGGGCCTCAGCCTGACGAAGGCGGTCCTCGGGGCGCTCTTCGGCGGGCGCAAGTCGAGGCGGGGCGAGGTCATCAAGACGCTCATCGAGGAGTTCCAGTACCCCCGGCTGGGCCCCGGGCAGATGTGGGAGACCGCCCGCGACCGGATCCGGGAACTGGGCGGGGCGGTGCACATGGACCGCCGGGTGGACCGCATCGAGCACGACGGCTCCCGCGTCAACGCCTTCCTCGTCACCGATTCCGCCGGCCGCCGCTCCCGCTACACCGGCCAGCATTTCCTCTCCACGATGCCCGTCCGCGACCTGATCCGCGCCATGGACCCGCCCGCACCGCCCGAGGTGCGACGGGCGGCGGAATCGCTCCGCTACCGCGACTTCCTCAGCGTGGTCCTCATCGTGGACCGGGCGGAGACCTTCCCGGATACCTGGATCTACATCCACGAGCCGGACGTCCTCGTCGGCCGCATCCAGAACTTCAAGAACTGGTCCCCCGACATGGTGCCGGACCAATCCCGGTCCAGCCTGGGGATGGAATACTTCTGCTTCGAGGGGGACGACCTCTGGACGAGGTCCGACGCCGACCTCGTCGAGCTGGGCCGCCGCGAGATCGACCTCATCGGGCTGGCCAGGGCCGAGGACGTGGTGGACGGCTGCGTCGTCCGGATGCCCAAGGCCTATCCGGTCTATGACGACGCCTACCAGGAGCACCTGGCCGTCATCAGGCGTTGGCTGTCGGGCCTCGGCAACCTGGAGCTGGCGGGCCGGAACGGGATGCACAAGTACAACAACCAGGACCACTCCATGATGACGGCGCTCCTCGCGGCGCGGAACATCCTGGGCCTGGGGCGGTACGACACCTGGAAGGTCAACACGGACGCGGAATACCACGAGGACGGCGAAGGCCCCGGCTCCGACCGGACCGGCAGGCTCGTCCCTCGCCGCGTCGCCGCGGCCGACCTCGCCTGA
- a CDS encoding STAS domain-containing protein: MPAGRPGFQYLSVKEVDGVAVITFLESASMIEGDKVESLAGELLGLLEAKKYRKVVLNLYNAGYMSSAMLAQLVRLNRKMQESKGKVRLCCLRPPVMEAFKISQFDKLFEVYPDEPSALKKF, from the coding sequence ATGCCCGCGGGACGCCCTGGCTTCCAATATCTGTCGGTGAAGGAGGTGGACGGCGTCGCCGTCATCACCTTCCTCGAGTCCGCGTCGATGATCGAGGGCGACAAGGTGGAGAGCCTCGCCGGGGAGCTGCTCGGCCTGTTGGAGGCGAAGAAGTACAGGAAGGTCGTCCTGAACCTCTACAATGCCGGCTACATGTCGAGCGCGATGCTCGCCCAGCTCGTCCGGCTGAACCGCAAGATGCAGGAGAGCAAGGGCAAGGTCCGCCTCTGCTGCCTCCGCCCGCCGGTCATGGAGGCCTTCAAGATCAGCCAGTTCGACAAGCTCTTCGAGGTCTATCCCGACGAGCCCTCTGCGCTGAAGAAGTTCTGA
- a CDS encoding efflux RND transporter periplasmic adaptor subunit — protein sequence MSVETLYDRKSAAQPAKGVRRGTRPWRWALGSLALAAIAGGIYVASRGREGQAAPAAGQEHGRAGEPSGRVVKVATPRHGGLERSSDQPGTIRGFDFAPLYAKVSGYLKAMNVDRGDRVKAGQVLAEIYDPELDVAVLQAQAQLQHAEAQVRQSEAKLKTARAGVDAANAKLEQSHSMLEEAVAQRTYRKKALDRLTELARRNAVEQRLVDEAEDQYMASMASEHGAQSGITTAQAQVLEANADVDLAQADLVTAKAQVAVAEANVKKAKVFVEYEKVTAPFDGVITTRGDGVHVGAFIRAANEGGMTEPLLTVSRTDKMRTIVELPDTDAPHCNVGDPASVRIATLAGRVFKASISRISESEDLKTRTMRVEVDLDNKEGVLRDGMFGRVLIELEPPTKNLTIPSTCLLERGEGGKGAVFVVQDGKVKRKQVRAGMDNGRLVEILDGLSEKDEVVAEVTASLTEGLPVKPEPVKVAGGGPAE from the coding sequence ATGAGCGTCGAGACGCTGTACGATCGGAAGAGTGCGGCCCAGCCCGCGAAGGGCGTTCGCCGAGGGACGCGGCCATGGCGATGGGCGCTCGGGTCGCTGGCCCTCGCGGCGATTGCGGGCGGGATCTACGTGGCCTCGCGGGGCAGGGAAGGGCAGGCGGCGCCGGCCGCCGGCCAGGAGCATGGCAGGGCGGGCGAGCCGTCGGGCCGCGTCGTCAAGGTCGCCACGCCGCGACACGGCGGGCTCGAACGGTCGTCGGACCAGCCCGGGACGATCCGCGGGTTCGACTTCGCGCCACTCTATGCGAAGGTGTCCGGATACCTCAAGGCGATGAACGTCGACCGCGGCGACCGCGTCAAGGCCGGGCAGGTGCTGGCCGAGATCTACGACCCCGAGCTCGATGTGGCCGTGCTCCAGGCCCAGGCGCAGCTCCAGCATGCCGAGGCGCAGGTGAGGCAGTCCGAGGCGAAGTTGAAGACGGCCAGGGCCGGCGTGGATGCCGCCAACGCGAAGCTCGAGCAGTCCCATTCCATGCTGGAAGAGGCCGTCGCGCAGCGGACGTACCGCAAGAAGGCCCTGGACCGGCTGACGGAGCTCGCGAGGCGGAACGCGGTCGAGCAGCGGCTCGTGGACGAGGCCGAGGACCAGTACATGGCCTCGATGGCGTCCGAGCACGGCGCCCAGTCCGGGATCACCACGGCGCAGGCCCAGGTGCTGGAGGCGAACGCGGACGTCGACCTCGCCCAGGCGGACCTGGTCACCGCAAAGGCCCAGGTCGCCGTCGCCGAGGCGAACGTGAAGAAGGCCAAGGTGTTCGTCGAGTACGAGAAGGTGACCGCCCCATTCGACGGCGTCATCACCACCCGCGGCGACGGCGTTCACGTCGGGGCCTTCATCCGGGCGGCGAATGAAGGGGGCATGACGGAGCCCCTGCTCACCGTCTCGCGGACGGACAAGATGAGGACGATCGTGGAGCTGCCGGACACGGATGCCCCGCACTGCAACGTCGGCGACCCCGCGTCGGTGCGGATCGCGACCCTCGCCGGGCGCGTCTTCAAGGCCTCGATCAGCCGGATCTCCGAGTCCGAGGACCTGAAGACCCGGACCATGCGGGTCGAGGTGGACCTGGACAACAAGGAGGGCGTGCTCCGGGACGGCATGTTCGGCCGCGTGCTCATCGAGCTGGAGCCGCCGACCAAGAATCTGACGATCCCGTCGACGTGCCTGCTGGAACGTGGCGAGGGCGGCAAGGGGGCCGTGTTCGTCGTCCAGGACGGCAAGGTCAAGCGGAAGCAGGTCCGCGCGGGCATGGACAACGGTCGGCTGGTCGAGATCCTGGACGGGCTGTCCGAGAAGGATGAAGTCGTCGCGGAGGTCACGGCCTCCCTCACCGAAGGCCTGCCGGTCAAGCCGGAGCCCGTGAAGGTCGCCGGGGGGGGTCCTGCGGAATGA
- a CDS encoding dockerin type I domain-containing protein: MDRVRKASRRRCSFEALETRLALSTTPANVIGEAAGTIARPGAVGRTTAAVSPANLNAHRKSTLFGLFVSPNPGTGLRPRIVAATGAAGHARPIAHGRVYGFRGSATTVAFTTASAPGSLTTETTGAGGTSGGYQAQTTLIGDVNGDGRVDYSDLQAFAPTYMAKAGSANYDAAADFNHNGIINLYDAKVLLRNMAPLTRRVPLNVSMAIAPQFAAHYPTSQISGGATMYRDFEIVGRTTPGSLVIQDNHKARLPGGTQAYKFTGPATAVGADGTFTIRAENSEGLNNNDFLILDPFGGRTIFDFPVLWIPYASGRVGRA, translated from the coding sequence ATGGATCGCGTCCGGAAGGCCAGCCGTCGTCGTTGCTCGTTCGAGGCCCTCGAGACCCGTCTCGCCCTGAGCACGACGCCGGCGAATGTCATCGGCGAGGCCGCGGGGACGATTGCCCGCCCCGGGGCGGTCGGCCGTACGACGGCGGCCGTGAGTCCGGCCAACCTGAATGCCCATAGGAAGTCGACCCTGTTCGGGCTGTTCGTCAGCCCCAACCCCGGGACCGGCCTTCGGCCGCGGATTGTGGCCGCGACCGGTGCCGCGGGGCATGCCCGCCCGATCGCACACGGCCGGGTCTATGGATTCCGCGGCTCGGCGACGACGGTCGCCTTCACGACGGCCTCGGCCCCCGGCTCGCTCACGACCGAGACCACCGGGGCGGGCGGGACTTCCGGGGGATACCAGGCCCAGACCACCCTGATCGGCGACGTCAACGGAGACGGCAGGGTCGATTACTCGGACCTGCAAGCGTTCGCGCCGACCTACATGGCCAAGGCCGGCTCGGCGAATTACGACGCGGCCGCGGACTTCAACCACAACGGGATCATCAACCTGTACGACGCCAAGGTCCTCCTGCGGAACATGGCCCCGCTGACGAGGCGGGTGCCGCTGAACGTGAGCATGGCCATCGCTCCCCAGTTCGCCGCGCATTACCCGACTTCGCAGATCTCCGGCGGCGCGACGATGTACCGGGACTTCGAGATCGTCGGCCGTACCACCCCGGGCAGCCTCGTGATCCAGGATAATCACAAGGCGCGGCTCCCCGGCGGGACGCAGGCGTACAAGTTCACCGGGCCGGCGACGGCCGTGGGGGCGGACGGCACGTTCACCATCCGCGCCGAGAACAGCGAGGGGCTGAACAACAACGACTTCCTGATCCTCGACCCGTTCGGGGGCCGGACCATCTTCGACTTCCCGGTCCTCTGGATCCCCTACGCGTCGGGACGCGTCGGGCGGGCCTGA
- a CDS encoding tetratricopeptide repeat protein: MRLALAMLAYVLPNLLPVSTAAADGREDSKHRVMQKNAELLLRVGSTIVPTTQLETYKEGPTEGRWTWIEAESGRARGWAKADELVRLDEAVPFFSGEIHASPADPLLHIKRAKAYEALGKPDQALQDYDEAVRLDPSHAWAYNWRGLFHRARKEYDAAIDDHSRAVAVEPGRPASYLDRALCYLDRGRFDDAIADLEACLRLRPDDAQAYDRLGWAFYSKGQADRAVEYCSKAIQLQPDFEDAYVDRGIAWFAEGEYDKTIADETEALRLSPEDPFAFNARGWALSAKHEYDRAIQDFDRAIERNPRFARAYTNRGIARAGRKDFDGALRDLDRSIAIAPDRPRAHLNRGIVHLIKGEVTRAGADFDRAIELAPNDRWLRYNKLIATLMTDPAAACDNAARLLGEVGPRDELGVYTAILGYLGARKSGRKDDAARFIEMGEKLAGGRAWQGHLVDYLKDRADERGLLAAADGPAQQTQARLMIGLKKSLSSRREDGLEDLRWVRDHGLSTDALYPLAVQELRRLGLAEAQARPTRPDA, from the coding sequence ATGCGGCTTGCCTTGGCGATGCTGGCGTACGTCTTGCCGAACCTGCTTCCGGTCTCGACCGCCGCGGCCGATGGTCGCGAGGACTCGAAGCATCGGGTGATGCAGAAGAATGCCGAGCTTCTTCTCCGCGTCGGCTCGACGATCGTCCCGACGACACAGCTCGAAACCTACAAGGAAGGCCCGACCGAGGGCCGTTGGACGTGGATCGAAGCCGAATCGGGCAGGGCGAGAGGGTGGGCCAAGGCCGACGAGCTCGTGAGGCTGGACGAGGCGGTCCCCTTCTTCTCCGGCGAAATCCACGCCTCGCCGGCCGACCCCCTGCTCCACATCAAGCGGGCGAAGGCGTACGAGGCCCTCGGCAAACCCGATCAGGCGCTCCAGGATTACGACGAGGCCGTCAGGCTCGACCCGTCGCATGCCTGGGCGTACAACTGGCGGGGACTCTTCCATCGCGCTCGCAAGGAATACGACGCCGCGATCGACGACCATTCGCGGGCGGTGGCCGTGGAGCCCGGTAGGCCGGCCTCCTACCTCGATCGCGCCCTCTGCTACCTGGACCGCGGGCGGTTCGACGACGCCATCGCCGACCTGGAGGCATGCCTGAGGCTCCGCCCCGACGACGCCCAGGCCTACGACCGCCTGGGCTGGGCCTTCTATTCCAAGGGGCAGGCCGATCGCGCCGTCGAGTATTGCAGCAAGGCGATCCAGCTCCAGCCCGACTTCGAGGATGCGTACGTCGACCGCGGCATCGCCTGGTTCGCCGAGGGGGAGTACGACAAGACCATCGCCGACGAGACCGAGGCCCTGCGCCTGTCGCCCGAAGATCCCTTCGCGTTCAACGCCAGGGGCTGGGCGTTGTCCGCCAAGCACGAATACGACCGCGCCATCCAGGACTTCGACCGGGCGATCGAGCGCAACCCCCGCTTCGCCCGAGCCTACACCAACCGCGGGATCGCGCGGGCCGGGAGGAAGGACTTCGACGGGGCCCTCAGGGACCTGGATCGATCGATCGCCATCGCCCCGGATCGACCCAGGGCCCATCTGAATCGCGGCATCGTCCACCTGATCAAGGGTGAGGTGACGCGGGCCGGCGCCGACTTCGACCGCGCCATCGAGCTTGCGCCCAACGACCGCTGGCTCCGCTACAACAAGCTGATCGCCACCCTGATGACCGACCCGGCCGCCGCCTGCGACAACGCCGCCCGCCTGCTCGGTGAGGTGGGCCCGCGGGACGAGCTGGGCGTCTACACGGCCATCCTGGGCTACCTCGGTGCTCGCAAGTCCGGGCGCAAGGACGATGCGGCCCGCTTCATCGAGATGGGGGAGAAGCTCGCCGGCGGCAGGGCGTGGCAAGGCCACCTCGTCGACTACCTGAAGGACCGGGCCGACGAACGGGGCCTGCTCGCCGCCGCCGACGGGCCCGCCCAGCAGACGCAGGCCCGCCTGATGATCGGGCTCAAGAAGTCCTTGTCGTCGCGGCGGGAAGACGGGCTGGAAGACCTGCGGTGGGTCCGGGATCACGGACTTTCCACGGATGCCCTCTATCCGCTGGCCGTCCAGGAGCTCCGCCGGCTCGGCCTGGCGGAGGCTCAGGCCCGCCCGACGCGTCCCGACGCGTAG
- a CDS encoding OprO/OprP family phosphate-selective porin, which yields MEEAYRAMEESNRRIQRQYDRLQERYDDLSRRVGPGPRTGDGNTIPAAASWLQEPPAEAAREGLGAEGMGGRTAPGPGGVGLEGFGSRGVFRGMAGFPPTPSTSRPGGPPGAGLSSRAATGIGAQGTEGRVFSPETEKGGEEKLQRRTAKVEFAEGLELSSSDDEFKLTFHNLTQAEYRAFPASQEGILQSQFFIPRQRWYFTGRATRNVEYYTVINRGYGSLDLLDAFITYRFDERLRLRVGRMKTPYLYEYYSIAEGDLVAPERSIYAGNLAGNRQDGLMALGELGKGRMGYAVGVFNGPRRSFQDYNGAKDVIGYVNTRPFLGSRRLPRFDYLNVGGSFDVGNQNNPTQPQALRTANDETTSPTADTLSPTFLQFNNNVIEYGQRTQWAGHMAWFYNSFTLLAEYAGGDAGYATTSHRVSTYIPYNGYFVQASYFLTGEHVTRRVNMIKPKKDFSLAQGKFGLGAIEAHARLSELTLSPNLFRAGFADPNLYTNHAWATDIGFNWYLNFYTRLFLDWQHSEFGQPVVMSANRLGLTRDLFWVRFQVFF from the coding sequence ATGGAAGAGGCCTACCGGGCGATGGAGGAGTCCAATCGCAGGATCCAGCGGCAGTACGACAGGCTCCAGGAGCGTTACGACGACCTCAGCCGGCGGGTCGGGCCGGGGCCCCGGACCGGCGACGGAAATACGATCCCGGCCGCGGCCTCGTGGCTTCAGGAGCCGCCTGCCGAAGCGGCTCGCGAGGGCCTGGGGGCCGAGGGCATGGGGGGGAGGACGGCCCCCGGGCCCGGGGGCGTGGGCCTGGAGGGCTTCGGATCGCGGGGGGTCTTCCGCGGCATGGCCGGATTCCCGCCGACGCCCTCGACGAGCCGGCCGGGCGGCCCGCCCGGCGCTGGGCTCAGCTCGCGGGCGGCGACCGGCATCGGTGCCCAGGGGACCGAAGGCCGGGTCTTCTCCCCCGAGACCGAGAAGGGCGGCGAGGAGAAGCTGCAGCGACGAACGGCCAAGGTCGAGTTCGCGGAAGGGCTGGAGCTGTCCTCGTCCGACGACGAGTTCAAGCTCACGTTCCACAACTTGACTCAGGCGGAGTACCGGGCGTTTCCCGCGTCTCAGGAGGGGATCCTCCAGTCCCAGTTCTTCATCCCTCGACAGCGGTGGTACTTCACCGGACGCGCGACGAGGAACGTCGAGTATTACACGGTCATCAACCGCGGCTACGGCTCGCTGGACCTCCTCGATGCGTTCATCACGTACCGATTCGACGAACGCCTCCGACTGCGCGTGGGCCGGATGAAGACGCCGTATCTCTACGAGTATTACTCGATCGCCGAGGGCGACCTCGTCGCGCCCGAGCGTTCCATCTACGCCGGCAACCTGGCGGGCAATCGCCAGGACGGATTGATGGCACTGGGCGAGCTCGGCAAGGGTCGGATGGGGTACGCGGTCGGCGTCTTCAACGGGCCCAGGAGGTCGTTCCAGGACTACAACGGGGCAAAGGACGTCATCGGCTACGTCAACACCCGGCCCTTCCTCGGCTCGAGGCGACTGCCTCGGTTCGACTATCTGAACGTGGGCGGCTCATTCGACGTCGGCAACCAGAACAACCCCACGCAGCCCCAGGCCCTGCGGACGGCCAATGACGAGACGACCTCGCCCACGGCCGACACGCTCTCGCCGACGTTCCTCCAGTTCAACAACAACGTCATCGAATACGGCCAGCGCACCCAGTGGGCCGGGCACATGGCCTGGTTCTACAACAGCTTCACGCTGCTGGCCGAATACGCCGGCGGCGACGCCGGCTATGCCACGACGAGTCACCGCGTCTCCACGTACATCCCCTACAACGGGTACTTCGTGCAGGCTTCTTACTTCCTCACGGGCGAGCACGTCACCCGCCGCGTGAACATGATCAAGCCGAAGAAGGATTTCAGCCTCGCGCAGGGCAAGTTCGGCCTCGGGGCCATCGAGGCGCACGCACGGCTCTCGGAGCTCACGCTCAGCCCGAACCTCTTCCGTGCCGGCTTCGCCGACCCGAACCTCTACACCAACCATGCCTGGGCGACGGACATCGGCTTCAACTGGTATCTGAACTTCTACACGCGGCTGTTCCTGGACTGGCAGCATTCGGAGTTCGGGCAGCCGGTCGTGATGAGCGCGAACCGGCTGGGCCTCACCCGCGACCTCTTCTGGGTGCGGTTCCAGGTCTTCTTCTGA